From Candidatus Mycalebacterium zealandia:
AACCGGAATGCCGTGACTACCGTCCACAGCCGCCATCTCACCGATTGCGCACGGCAAAGCCATCTCCACATTGCCCGCGCGGACTTTCTTGTCAAGTTTCATTGCCTCAAAAATCCGCGCGCCATCCATTTCAGAGGGAACCTCAGACGGAAGCCCCGCGGACTTAATCAGATCTTCAATCCTCCGGGTTTCACCTTCGGACAGAAAACCCATCTCCCGCGATATTCGCGCTTCGGCAACCATTCCAATCGCGACCGCGCCGCCGTGCGGTATTGAGTAGCCCGAAAGGTTTTCAACCGCGTGCCCGACCGTGTGTCCGAAATTGAGGATTTTCCTCAAATCCGCCTCTTTTTCGTCCTCTTCCACAACGCGCGCTTTGATTGAACAACTTCTCTCAACTATATGAAGCAGCGCCTGCTCATCACATTTGAGAACCGCGTCCATGTTTTCTTCAAGAAACGCGAACAGTTCCGGATCTTTGATAACTCCGTATTTTATGACTTCGGCAACCCCTTCAATAATGTGTGCGCGCTCAAGAGTGGAAAGAAGCCCCACGTCCGAATAAACGGCTATTGGCTGATGAAACGCTCCTATGAGGTTTTTTCCGGCGGGGGTGTCAACACCGGTTTTTCCGCCGACCGAACTGTCTACGCAGGCGACAAGTGTAGTGGGGATTTGAACGTAAGGCACGCCCCTGCAGTATGTCGCCGCGACAAATCCCGCGAGGTCTCCCACAACACCGCCTCCAAGAGCTATGACGGCGCAGTCCCTTCCGAGAAGGGATTTCTGCATCATATCCTCAATGCTTTGTTTTGTTTCCCTTGTTTTGTTGCTCTCGCCCGCTGGAAAGTCAAAAATCTCGACACGGGCAACGCTCTTTTTCAAATCCGAAATAAGCGCCAGAGCGTGAAGGCGCGCGACATTGGAATCGGTTATCACCGCCCAACAGTCCACACCGGGAATTTCCGCAAGTTCCGAAGCGATAAGCGGAAAAAGCCCGTCTCCGATTTTAATCTGATACGGGTTGCTTGTCCGGGATTGTACTTGTGATTTTACGGGCGTTTTTCAGCACCTCAAACTTGAAACTGTATAACGGAGAAAACTGACTCTTCCAATTTGGACGCGCCCCCCAAACCGGCAAGTTCAATAAGGAAAAGGTAGCCGGCAACCTGCCCCCCTATGCTTCTCACAAGCCGACCCGATGCCTCCGCCGTGCCTCCGGTTGCAAGAAGGTCGTCCACTACAAGAACCTTTTCACCTTTGCTGACCGCATCCTTGTGTATTTCAAGGGAGTCCGTTCCGTATTCAAGATCATAGGATTCCGCCTGTGTGGAGTGCGGCAGTTTCCCCATTTTTCTTACCAAAACCATGCCCTTGCCCATCTTTAAGCACAGAGCGGACGCAAAAATAAAACCGCGTGATTCTATGGCGACGATTTTGTCAAAATCAACGCCTTCCACCATTTCCAACATACTGTCAACGGCTTGCGAAAACGCCTCGAAGTTCTGGAGTAAAGGGGTTATGTCGTGAAAGCAGATGCCCTCCCGGGGAAAATCGTGAACATCCCGTATGTGGCTCTTGATGTCAATCACAGTTTTTGTATTATAACACGGATGATTGAGTTTTCTTTGAGCCGGTGTCCGGTGCGTAGAACGGGGGTTTTAACCGCCGTTTTCGCCGTATTTCTCTGCCTTACATTTACCGTCCCGGCGGCGTCCGGCGAGTCTCTTCTGGGTTTCGATTTTATGACTCCGTCAAAACGCGCTTTTGCAATTGCGAACCATATGGGTCTCCGGACACTTGAAAAAGGCAAAACCAAAAACGCGAGAAGAGAAGCGGTTTTCTCCGGTTCGGCGGCTCAAATTCCGATTGGTACGGAGGAAACAATAACGAGGATTTCCTTCTACAGAGACAAAATTGAAGCAGTTACCCTGTTAGGCAACGGCGCGGATGAGGAAGACGCGCAGGCGGTTGCAATGGCACTCAGAGAACGATACGGGGCGCCTGACGCCGAAGAGGAGGTTTTTTCCTACAGGGTCAAATCTTGGAACCTCTCGAATTCCAGACTTACTTTCAGTTATTCGGGCGACACGCTGAAAATCTCGCAGAGCCATCTCGAAACCAGAAAAGAAAGACATGAAAGGGATTTAACCAGAGAAAGACTCAAAGATAAGCGACATCCCGTGCAAAAGATGCTTGACGGCGATTTTTCAAAGCCGGAATACAAGTGATTTAAGACCTGCTTTCAAGAACAAGTCCCGCGATGTCGTCCATTATTTGGGTCAGAGAAAAATCTTTCGGAGTGTAAACCTTTTTCACCCCGGACTTCATAAGTCTTTTCGCGTCTTTATCGGGAATGATGCCTCCCATGATGACGGGAACATCGGACATCCCCCTGCTTTTGAGCATCTTCATTATCTTTGGAACCACTGTATTGTGCGAGCCTGAAAGTATGCTCAAGCCTATCAAGTCAACGTTTTCCTGCTCCGCGGCGCTCACTATCTGTTCGGGCGTGAGACGAATTCCCTGATACAAAACCTCCATTCCCATGTCTCTTGCACGAACGGCTATCTGTTCAGCGCCGTTGGAATGTCCGTCAAGCCCGGGTTTGCCTATGAGAATTTTCGGCGGACGGCCAAGCTTGTCGTGTATTTTTTTGACGGAAACCCTGACGCTCTTGTCCTCATCG
This genomic window contains:
- the aroB gene encoding 3-dehydroquinate synthase, with translation MKIGDGLFPLIASELAEIPGVDCWAVITDSNVARLHALALISDLKKSVARVEIFDFPAGESNKTRETKQSIEDMMQKSLLGRDCAVIALGGGVVGDLAGFVAATYCRGVPYVQIPTTLVACVDSSVGGKTGVDTPAGKNLIGAFHQPIAVYSDVGLLSTLERAHIIEGVAEVIKYGVIKDPELFAFLEENMDAVLKCDEQALLHIVERSCSIKARVVEEDEKEADLRKILNFGHTVGHAVENLSGYSIPHGGAVAIGMVAEARISREMGFLSEGETRRIEDLIKSAGLPSEVPSEMDGARIFEAMKLDKKVRAGNVEMALPCAIGEMAAVDGSHGIPVDESVL
- a CDS encoding adenine phosphoribosyltransferase, with product MDIKSHIRDVHDFPREGICFHDITPLLQNFEAFSQAVDSMLEMVEGVDFDKIVAIESRGFIFASALCLKMGKGMVLVRKMGKLPHSTQAESYDLEYGTDSLEIHKDAVSKGEKVLVVDDLLATGGTAEASGRLVRSIGGQVAGYLFLIELAGLGGASKLEESVFSVIQFQV